The Metabacillus schmidteae genome has a segment encoding these proteins:
- a CDS encoding MOSC domain-containing protein yields MLVGHIKEIIRHPVKSFRGESVQQSKIMDYGLYGDRSHVYLDETKKGDFLTITYFNEMVRYEAKFVGEESMDEYPKVEVITPEGKVFDWDDQELISEMENKSERNISTKKYTPSHVPIGPIAEEHVLLATDASLHKLQELWGKDEVDSRRFRPNLFISLKDKVPFIEEEWMGRRIKIGTEVEMKFVEYCKRCMIITVNPENAERDPSLHRTVIKERNNIFGVYASVVKTGDIHVGDEIHLLD; encoded by the coding sequence ATGTTAGTCGGTCATATAAAGGAAATTATTCGCCATCCGGTAAAATCATTTCGTGGAGAAAGTGTCCAACAATCTAAAATAATGGACTATGGTCTATATGGAGACCGCAGTCATGTTTATTTAGATGAAACAAAGAAAGGAGATTTCTTAACCATCACATATTTCAATGAAATGGTTCGATATGAAGCAAAATTTGTTGGAGAAGAATCGATGGATGAATATCCCAAAGTTGAAGTAATCACACCTGAGGGTAAGGTTTTTGATTGGGATGATCAAGAATTAATTAGTGAAATGGAAAACAAGTCGGAACGAAACATTTCTACTAAAAAATATACTCCTTCACATGTCCCAATTGGACCAATTGCTGAAGAACATGTTCTACTTGCAACAGATGCCTCATTACATAAATTGCAGGAACTATGGGGGAAAGATGAAGTTGATTCAAGACGTTTTCGTCCAAATTTATTTATTTCGTTAAAGGATAAAGTGCCTTTTATTGAAGAAGAATGGATGGGCAGACGTATTAAGATCGGAACTGAAGTAGAAATGAAATTCGTTGAGTATTGTAAAAGGTGTATGATTATTACTGTTAATCCTGAAAATGCCGAACGAGATCCGAGTTTACATAGGACGGTTATAAAAGAAAGAAACAATATTTTTGGTGTTTATGCTTCTGTAGTTAAAACAGGGGACATTCATGTAGGGGATGAAATTCATCTTCTTGATTGA
- a CDS encoding CoxG family protein, which produces MAKGTHTVEIPVDVQAVWDYVSDLEKWATSVPAYKEHEIINDKQSIWTFEGNVKGIKKTIKAQVDITEWNEPSNIKFELKGLTDNFTGSGHFTAEEVNGKTTMTCTVDVRAGGLSGAVISPIIKWAVPKVASRLTESIARKIAVLA; this is translated from the coding sequence ATGGCAAAGGGAACACATACAGTAGAAATTCCAGTAGATGTACAAGCAGTTTGGGACTATGTCAGTGATCTTGAAAAATGGGCAACATCGGTACCAGCCTATAAAGAACATGAAATCATAAATGACAAGCAATCAATTTGGACATTTGAAGGTAATGTGAAAGGTATTAAAAAAACAATAAAAGCGCAGGTAGATATTACCGAATGGAATGAACCTTCAAATATAAAGTTTGAATTAAAAGGTTTAACAGATAATTTTACAGGAAGCGGTCACTTTACTGCAGAAGAAGTTAACGGTAAAACAACAATGACTTGTACGGTGGACGTCCGTGCAGGAGGATTATCGGGTGCAGTGATATCACCAATTATTAAATGGGCTGTTCCAAAAGTAGCATCTCGTTTAACAGAATCTATTGCACGTAAAATTGCCGTTTTGGCATAG
- a CDS encoding tyrosine-type recombinase/integrase, whose product MATVWSSTSAFNRLQDFIFRFYSDISSILDIPYGKFSIHYKTYLFEHGKSDLTVKGYLQLYNRIYSFFFDWYDQRKETEKDIWDVRKLGIDYNNSNCGYTLNFTSVPKPFRNLAKRYIEKRVLIQESLSWGSAIQTMAKLQEFFKYIYRKYPNWQDLTSLSRTDIEGFIYFLRTSPMGGDSVHKGQAPSENHIHRSLSVLETFIVYIQRYEWDEAPKKPVGILIVPEDKPRLPPKASNQIKYISDFVWNQIVDHMGKLPQEIVPIVILLEASGFRISDVCTLKVDCLIQREDGWWIVGDQRKVKGKNHRVPISEEIAKVVLSQQKLTREKSTSETNPLNYLFPTYHGTRKGQPISRDNVVNNLNKLAIENNIVDEKGDIYRCKAHAFRHRYGVNLINNGMNILHVQKLMAHVSPEMTLVYAQIHDTTLRKEWEKATSNGAVRLNTGGKIIATSIEKQADENGLELEWLRHNLDSIRLDHGFCIKSPKNNCDFLEQTLEPPCIKNNCRSFHVDQTFLDFYNDQILKMESDIEIYQKSGRNRSIEIIQPKLKKYKEIRDGIINNGGIYGLPKTRRELRN is encoded by the coding sequence ATGGCGACAGTATGGAGTAGTACTAGTGCATTCAATAGATTGCAAGATTTTATTTTCAGGTTTTATTCTGATATTAGTTCTATTCTAGACATTCCTTATGGGAAATTTTCAATTCACTATAAAACCTATCTTTTTGAACATGGGAAAAGCGACTTAACAGTAAAAGGCTACCTCCAGTTATACAATCGAATTTATTCATTTTTCTTTGACTGGTATGATCAACGAAAGGAAACAGAGAAAGATATTTGGGATGTTCGAAAACTAGGTATTGATTACAATAATAGTAATTGTGGTTACACCCTAAATTTCACTTCTGTACCAAAGCCTTTTCGAAATTTGGCAAAAAGATATATCGAAAAGCGTGTTCTAATACAAGAGAGTTTAAGCTGGGGATCAGCCATACAAACCATGGCAAAGCTGCAAGAATTCTTTAAGTATATTTATAGAAAGTATCCAAATTGGCAAGACTTAACCTCATTAAGTAGAACCGATATAGAGGGTTTTATATATTTCTTGCGAACTTCCCCTATGGGTGGAGATAGCGTTCATAAAGGCCAAGCCCCTTCTGAGAATCACATACATCGCTCATTATCTGTACTAGAAACGTTTATTGTATATATTCAAAGATATGAATGGGATGAAGCTCCCAAAAAGCCTGTAGGAATCTTAATTGTACCTGAAGATAAACCTAGACTACCTCCAAAGGCATCTAACCAAATTAAATACATATCTGATTTTGTTTGGAATCAGATCGTGGATCACATGGGAAAACTGCCACAAGAGATTGTACCGATTGTAATATTGTTAGAAGCATCAGGTTTTAGAATTTCAGATGTGTGTACTTTGAAAGTAGATTGCTTGATTCAAAGAGAAGATGGTTGGTGGATCGTCGGTGATCAGCGTAAAGTAAAGGGGAAAAATCATCGAGTCCCAATTTCAGAGGAAATAGCTAAGGTTGTGCTTTCTCAACAAAAATTAACAAGGGAAAAATCGACTTCAGAAACAAATCCATTAAATTATTTATTTCCAACTTATCACGGGACAAGAAAAGGTCAGCCTATTTCGAGGGACAACGTAGTAAATAATTTAAACAAACTAGCTATAGAGAATAATATAGTTGATGAAAAAGGTGACATCTATCGATGTAAAGCACATGCATTTAGACATCGTTATGGAGTAAACCTTATTAATAACGGTATGAACATTTTACATGTACAAAAGCTTATGGCTCATGTGAGCCCTGAAATGACACTGGTATATGCCCAGATTCATGATACAACTCTTCGAAAAGAATGGGAAAAAGCTACAAGCAATGGAGCTGTAAGATTGAATACAGGCGGCAAAATTATCGCTACAAGTATAGAAAAACAAGCAGACGAAAATGGATTAGAGTTAGAATGGCTACGCCACAATTTGGATTCCATCCGATTAGATCACGGTTTTTGTATTAAAAGCCCCAAAAATAATTGTGACTTTTTGGAACAAACTTTAGAACCACCATGTATAAAAAACAATTGCCGTAGTTTCCATGTAGATCAGACGTTTCTAGATTTCTATAACGACCAAATTCTTAAAATGGAATCTGATATTGAGATATATCAAAAGTCAGGTAGAAATAGATCAATTGAAATTATTCAGCCAAAATTGAAAAAGTATAAAGAAATTAGAGATGGAATTATAAATAATGGTGGGATTTATGGACTCCCTAAAACAAGAAGAGAATTGAGAAACTAA
- a CDS encoding site-2 protease family protein, whose amino-acid sequence MNTITKPLGLTIIIAILIFLFNFTKYATMANFMGLTLVLLFITLLIHELGHVLFGIWSGYRFNYLTVGPLTIENTDHLHIKVNDIWLLVGGVASCSPLSSDLKSIAKQHKRFVAGGPIFSIITASISLILGTSMGIHFFTYFGIFNLVIFFATILPYQGAIKSDGRVLLELSKQGKQTEEFLISLLLMKEMNSPIHPTDWSLELIEKAKTLQPSVDNVMVGYILFYYTLIKEGYKNASALLEPFKKLPVTKQNQIALQFINHIQQIDLIIEGNYDEERINELHQFLNPIEPISYKRSQAILAKVKGDEQQAIQKLSEIKKEIHKGKKLFGFFYAEEQLTKLLESKLL is encoded by the coding sequence ATGAATACTATTACAAAACCTTTAGGATTAACAATTATTATAGCGATATTAATTTTTTTATTTAACTTTACAAAATACGCTACAATGGCGAATTTTATGGGTTTAACTTTGGTCCTTTTATTTATTACCTTGTTAATTCATGAGTTAGGACACGTATTGTTTGGTATATGGTCAGGTTACAGATTTAACTATTTAACGGTTGGTCCTTTAACAATTGAAAATACTGATCATTTACATATTAAGGTGAATGACATTTGGTTATTAGTTGGGGGTGTAGCAAGTTGTTCGCCTCTATCAAGCGATTTAAAAAGTATTGCTAAACAACATAAACGGTTTGTTGCTGGTGGACCAATTTTTTCTATTATAACAGCGAGTATCAGTTTAATATTAGGCACATCAATGGGCATACACTTCTTTACATACTTCGGAATATTTAATTTAGTTATTTTTTTCGCTACGATTTTGCCATACCAAGGAGCTATAAAATCAGATGGAAGGGTCTTACTTGAGCTGTCAAAACAAGGTAAACAGACTGAAGAATTTTTAATATCTTTATTATTGATGAAAGAAATGAATTCCCCAATACATCCAACGGACTGGTCCTTAGAATTAATTGAAAAAGCAAAAACCTTACAACCATCTGTTGACAATGTTATGGTTGGATATATTCTTTTTTACTACACACTAATAAAAGAAGGGTACAAAAATGCTTCCGCATTACTTGAACCGTTTAAGAAATTACCTGTAACTAAGCAAAATCAAATAGCGTTGCAATTTATCAATCACATTCAGCAGATAGATTTGATTATTGAGGGAAATTATGATGAGGAAAGAATAAACGAGCTGCATCAATTTTTGAATCCAATAGAGCCTATTAGTTATAAAAGAAGTCAAGCGATTCTGGCAAAAGTAAAAGGGGATGAGCAACAAGCGATACAAAAATTATCGGAAATAAAGAAAGAAATTCATAAGGGCAAAAAGCTATTTGGATTTTTTTATGCAGAGGAACAATTAACAAAACTATTAGAATCAAAATTATTGTAG
- a CDS encoding DUF6262 family protein, whose translation MANKNPNTEPLLRSIEDKKQKAKQKVESTIKEMIKQKEKINFNSVSAKSGVSKPFLYKYSEIRSRIEILRNQEEKLDSPNQVKRNMTEDSKVVIIASLRKKVKHLEEENKKLKDQLKVDWAEIYKDIN comes from the coding sequence ATGGCAAATAAAAACCCAAACACTGAACCATTACTTCGAAGTATCGAAGATAAGAAGCAAAAAGCCAAGCAAAAGGTTGAAAGCACCATTAAAGAAATGATTAAACAAAAAGAAAAGATAAATTTTAATTCTGTATCAGCAAAATCAGGAGTATCAAAACCTTTTTTATATAAATACAGCGAGATCAGGTCTAGAATTGAAATACTAAGAAATCAGGAGGAAAAGTTAGATTCACCGAACCAAGTAAAACGAAATATGACAGAAGACTCTAAAGTTGTGATAATTGCATCACTTCGAAAGAAAGTGAAGCATCTCGAAGAAGAAAATAAGAAATTGAAGGACCAATTAAAGGTTGATTGGGCGGAAATTTATAAGGATATCAATTAA
- a CDS encoding MFS transporter — MKVINPMNVIDNSKISSFHVWLIAWLFLVITFDGYDVVVYGASVPSLIQEWGISDVTAGAIGSYTVIGTALGAVIFGMLSDKIGRKKIILLTTFLFSFFTMLSGFATGPILFAVFRIIAGVGLGGVMPNVIALATEFSPKRVRSAIVSFIFCGYSIGALLAALTSRSLLPTVGWEPVYWLAGIPLLFIPFLMKSIPESVGFLIEKGKVEEAKETLMKVDPSLSAGGEFEFVKPPAKEQGSPVVKLFEDKRAFSTIMFWISCFSAFVLIYSMNTWLPRLMMQSGYDLSSSLAFTAVMQVGAIIGTIVFGRLVDKIGFKKVLVPLFFCGAIALSFIGLTNSMGIAFILIAIIGAASVGVQNISNAFVSQYYPSSMRSTAIGSTMAFGRIGGIVAPTFVGFLLTMNLLPQFNFVAIGGAALLGGVAMLFVQEKHGNYYEAKEEIHPENRPVKVAK; from the coding sequence ATGAAAGTGATTAACCCGATGAATGTTATTGATAATAGTAAAATTTCTTCGTTTCACGTATGGCTTATTGCCTGGTTGTTTTTAGTTATTACATTTGATGGATATGATGTTGTTGTATATGGTGCGTCTGTGCCTTCCTTAATACAGGAGTGGGGGATTTCAGATGTAACAGCTGGTGCAATAGGAAGTTACACGGTTATTGGAACAGCACTTGGGGCAGTTATATTTGGGATGCTGTCTGATAAAATTGGCCGAAAAAAGATCATTTTGCTTACAACGTTCTTATTTAGTTTCTTTACTATGTTATCTGGTTTTGCAACAGGTCCAATTTTATTTGCCGTATTTCGAATAATTGCGGGGGTAGGTCTAGGTGGAGTAATGCCTAACGTTATTGCTCTCGCTACTGAGTTTTCTCCCAAAAGGGTGAGATCTGCCATTGTTTCTTTTATTTTCTGCGGCTATTCAATTGGAGCACTTTTAGCAGCACTTACAAGCCGGTCCCTACTACCAACCGTTGGATGGGAACCTGTTTATTGGTTAGCTGGTATTCCACTATTGTTTATTCCATTTTTAATGAAAAGTATTCCGGAGTCGGTAGGATTTCTTATTGAAAAAGGTAAGGTTGAAGAAGCCAAAGAAACGCTAATGAAGGTTGATCCAAGTTTGAGTGCAGGAGGGGAATTCGAATTTGTTAAGCCGCCGGCAAAAGAGCAGGGCTCACCAGTTGTGAAGCTTTTTGAAGATAAAAGAGCGTTCAGTACGATTATGTTTTGGATTTCCTGTTTTAGTGCCTTTGTTTTAATTTATTCAATGAACACATGGCTGCCTCGACTTATGATGCAGTCAGGTTATGACCTTAGCTCAAGTCTTGCCTTTACTGCTGTAATGCAGGTAGGTGCTATTATAGGAACGATTGTTTTCGGTCGTTTGGTGGACAAAATTGGATTTAAAAAGGTTCTTGTTCCATTATTTTTCTGTGGAGCAATTGCGTTATCCTTTATTGGGTTGACAAATAGCATGGGAATTGCCTTTATTTTAATTGCGATTATTGGTGCAGCTTCAGTAGGAGTGCAAAATATTTCTAACGCCTTTGTTTCACAGTACTATCCGTCCAGTATGCGCTCTACAGCAATTGGAAGTACGATGGCCTTTGGTCGTATAGGGGGAATTGTTGCACCAACCTTTGTTGGATTCCTATTAACGATGAATCTATTGCCGCAATTTAACTTTGTCGCAATTGGAGGAGCAGCGTTACTTGGTGGTGTTGCGATGTTATTTGTTCAGGAAAAGCACGGAAATTATTATGAAGCAAAAGAAGAGATACACCCAGAGAATCGTCCAGTGAAAGTGGCGAAATAA
- a CDS encoding tyrosine-type recombinase/integrase — translation MQVRESKTVNGKGRRVYVSGDTMNVFQDYLIDYHDADTNHVFINLTGPNKGEPLNYQAAFDVIKRIRKKTQIDITPHMLRHTYATELHEQGVEISIIQKLLGHSNVQTTIKTYIHPTDDTIRKEWQKAHDKMKGDNKNDFK, via the coding sequence ATTCAAGTACGAGAATCTAAAACTGTAAATGGCAAAGGAAGAAGAGTATATGTATCTGGCGATACAATGAATGTTTTTCAAGATTATCTAATTGATTATCATGATGCGGATACCAATCATGTATTTATAAATTTAACTGGTCCTAATAAGGGAGAACCATTAAATTATCAAGCAGCTTTCGATGTAATTAAACGTATAAGAAAGAAAACTCAGATTGATATTACACCCCATATGTTAAGGCATACTTATGCCACTGAGCTTCATGAACAAGGGGTAGAAATATCGATAATCCAAAAGTTGTTGGGTCATTCGAACGTTCAAACAACAATAAAAACGTATATTCATCCGACCGATGACACTATACGAAAAGAGTGGCAGAAAGCACATGACAAGATGAAAGGTGACAATAAAAATGATTTTAAATAA
- a CDS encoding DUF3237 domain-containing protein, with protein sequence METTFLFKANIEVADPIEVGDVGTGIRRVIPIIGGAFEGNGIKGKVLSGGADYQMIRYDGVTEALAHYVIETDDGIPIYVINKGFRHGPKDIIDKIIRGEQVPDGSYYFKTTPTFETSSEKYSFLNRMIFIGEGIRRPNDVQISFYQIH encoded by the coding sequence ATGGAAACAACATTTCTTTTTAAAGCAAATATTGAGGTGGCAGATCCAATTGAAGTTGGTGATGTTGGAACAGGGATAAGAAGAGTCATACCAATTATTGGGGGAGCGTTCGAAGGCAATGGGATAAAAGGGAAAGTCCTTTCAGGAGGGGCTGATTACCAGATGATAAGATATGATGGTGTAACAGAGGCGCTTGCTCATTATGTGATTGAAACGGATGATGGCATCCCTATCTATGTGATTAATAAAGGATTCAGACATGGTCCTAAGGATATTATTGATAAAATCATTCGTGGTGAGCAGGTTCCAGACGGTTCTTATTATTTCAAAACAACTCCAACCTTTGAAACAAGCAGTGAAAAGTACTCTTTTTTGAATAGAATGATTTTTATTGGTGAAGGCATTAGAAGACCAAATGATGTACAAATTTCATTTTATCAAATTCATTAA
- a CDS encoding Na+/H+ antiporter NhaC family protein encodes MKKGNPWALIPFVVFLVLFIGSGVITGDFYAFPVIVAIVISGAVALAMSRKESFSRKVDIFCQGAGNVNVMLMVLIFLLAGAFSETAKGMGAVDSTVNFALSVVPQNLLVVGLFIIACFISLSMGTSMGTIVALAPIGVGISEHTELSIALVMAAIIGGSMFGDNLSFISDTTITAVRSQGVQMKDKFKVNFWIVLPAAIVTGIILGAITMGETAQVEHLSYNWVKIVPYVLVIIFALAGMNVFLVLALGTVLAGAVGLADGSYHLMSLLQTIGEGMAGMYEIAFLAILIAGMVEVIKFNGGIDFLLHLATRRIKSKKGAEFGIAGLVSLTGLSTANNTIAILIAGPLAKNMADQYGIDPRKSASILDIFSCAIQGLLPYGAQLLAAASVAGISPVSILQYSFYPILIGICGIIAILIGYPTKKKA; translated from the coding sequence ATGAAAAAAGGTAATCCATGGGCGCTAATCCCATTTGTTGTGTTTTTGGTTTTATTTATTGGTTCAGGAGTTATTACAGGTGATTTTTATGCCTTTCCAGTCATAGTAGCCATTGTGATTTCGGGTGCTGTTGCTCTGGCGATGAGTCGAAAAGAATCGTTTTCGCGGAAGGTTGATATTTTTTGCCAAGGTGCAGGTAATGTAAATGTCATGTTGATGGTTCTTATTTTTCTTTTGGCTGGGGCTTTTTCAGAAACAGCAAAAGGCATGGGGGCAGTAGACTCCACTGTTAACTTTGCTTTATCGGTTGTTCCGCAAAACTTGCTTGTTGTAGGCTTGTTCATCATTGCCTGCTTTATCTCCCTATCCATGGGTACGTCGATGGGAACGATTGTGGCATTGGCGCCAATTGGAGTTGGGATAAGCGAACATACCGAGCTTTCAATTGCTTTAGTAATGGCGGCGATTATTGGAGGTTCAATGTTTGGCGATAATTTATCCTTTATTTCAGATACAACTATCACTGCGGTTCGTTCACAAGGCGTACAAATGAAGGATAAATTTAAGGTGAATTTTTGGATTGTGTTGCCGGCAGCCATTGTAACAGGCATTATTTTAGGTGCTATTACAATGGGTGAAACGGCACAAGTAGAGCATTTAAGCTATAATTGGGTAAAAATTGTTCCCTATGTTCTGGTCATTATTTTTGCGTTAGCTGGAATGAACGTTTTCCTTGTTCTTGCATTAGGGACTGTTCTCGCGGGAGCTGTTGGCTTAGCGGATGGCAGCTACCATTTAATGAGCCTTTTGCAAACGATTGGCGAAGGAATGGCAGGCATGTATGAAATCGCCTTTCTTGCGATATTAATAGCTGGAATGGTGGAGGTTATTAAATTTAACGGCGGAATTGACTTTCTGCTTCACCTTGCGACACGAAGAATTAAATCGAAAAAGGGTGCAGAATTTGGAATTGCCGGTCTTGTGAGCTTAACTGGTCTATCCACGGCCAATAATACGATTGCAATTCTGATCGCCGGTCCGCTTGCAAAAAATATGGCTGATCAGTATGGGATTGACCCGCGAAAGTCAGCAAGTATATTAGATATTTTCTCCTGTGCGATCCAGGGCCTTCTGCCATACGGAGCACAACTTCTGGCAGCTGCAAGCGTCGCGGGAATATCACCAGTAAGCATCCTGCAATACTCATTCTATCCAATTCTTATAGGAATCTGTGGAATTATCGCTATCCTCATTGGATACCCGACAAAAAAGAAAGCTTGA
- a CDS encoding DUF3231 family protein → MDGNKLKLTSSEIGSLWGEYVNGTMTDVVNQYMVSIIEDELIKKIFEDAINTFGKQKKQIASFIENEGFPVPIGFNESDLFKDKPRLFSDIFCLNYLHIMTLHGLLGHSTSLAISVRKDLRDFYDSCDNDAKNMYHQTIELLLEKGNFQRDPLLYPNKNPEYISSKDFTDGFFGKGRKLAATEIISISLNLKKSIMAKTLSIAFSQITQSKEVRKFLTDSENTADEQIKDFSKIMQRDNLPVPKSWETEVTTSTESPFSDKLILYHVGFLFQAAQNYHGAGLASAMRTDLVTTYESTILKNLMVTKKWFDLMVQNKWLEQPPLAPNRKEIATEI, encoded by the coding sequence GTGGATGGTAATAAATTAAAACTCACATCTTCGGAGATAGGTTCACTTTGGGGAGAGTATGTAAACGGTACAATGACTGATGTGGTAAATCAATATATGGTTTCTATTATTGAAGACGAGCTAATTAAAAAAATTTTTGAAGATGCCATAAATACTTTCGGAAAACAAAAGAAACAAATCGCAAGTTTTATCGAGAACGAGGGGTTTCCAGTTCCAATTGGATTTAATGAATCTGATCTTTTTAAAGATAAGCCAAGACTGTTTTCAGATATATTCTGCCTAAATTACTTACATATTATGACATTACATGGTTTACTTGGGCACAGTACTTCACTGGCTATATCAGTTAGAAAAGACTTAAGGGATTTTTACGATTCATGTGATAATGACGCTAAAAACATGTATCATCAAACAATCGAGTTATTGCTTGAAAAAGGAAATTTTCAAAGAGATCCCTTATTATATCCCAATAAAAATCCTGAATATATTTCCAGCAAGGATTTCACAGATGGATTTTTCGGTAAGGGTAGAAAATTAGCAGCAACCGAAATCATTAGTATTTCTTTAAACCTTAAAAAGAGCATAATGGCGAAAACACTTTCTATTGCGTTTAGTCAAATCACTCAATCAAAAGAAGTAAGGAAGTTTTTAACTGATTCCGAGAATACTGCTGACGAACAAATAAAGGATTTTTCCAAAATTATGCAAAGGGATAATTTACCTGTTCCAAAATCTTGGGAAACCGAAGTGACAACCTCAACTGAATCTCCTTTTTCAGATAAACTAATCTTGTATCATGTTGGTTTTTTATTTCAAGCAGCCCAAAACTATCATGGGGCAGGTTTAGCATCAGCTATGCGAACAGATCTTGTAACGACTTATGAGTCAACCATTCTGAAAAATCTTATGGTAACAAAGAAGTGGTTTGATTTAATGGTTCAAAATAAATGGCTCGAACAGCCACCGCTAGCTCCTAATAGGAAAGAAATTGCGACAGAGATATAG
- a CDS encoding TIGR04104 family putative zinc finger protein → MKVVRAVQQCKKCNVPFSWNNIYRSFWGWVYKPIICENCGMKHRITVSGRFIVTLLTILPMLIFINFLSPFNNVLLTFAIGVFLAFIGSLLTPFLVRFKGA, encoded by the coding sequence GTGAAGGTGGTGCGTGCTGTGCAGCAGTGCAAAAAATGCAATGTGCCTTTTAGTTGGAATAATATTTATCGGTCGTTTTGGGGATGGGTATACAAACCAATTATATGTGAAAATTGTGGTATGAAGCATCGTATTACTGTTTCTGGACGTTTTATCGTTACTCTTCTTACTATTTTACCAATGTTAATATTTATAAACTTTCTATCACCTTTTAATAATGTTTTATTGACTTTTGCTATTGGAGTATTCTTAGCGTTTATTGGTTCTCTGCTAACTCCGTTCTTAGTAAGATTTAAAGGTGCATAG
- a CDS encoding helix-turn-helix transcriptional regulator, with protein sequence MNDQLVISIAIPPFPIFIEGNLTEYGVGAWHPDRRNLEYFDLIFVKEGALYLGEEGVDYTIRKNEMLVLLPNKHHYPLKATDEITKFYWIHFYTTGHYVQSHQAKQLESNIPIPSLHFHNKFHTIHLSKKSQLIDTDEIYQKIQELLAGTTKKDTNISFWDLQQRFFSLINLLDGQQHAKDSSVLIAEKVEQFIREHFQEDITNDTLVTKFNLHENTLAKYLKQYYGYTPMEYLKEYRLEHARNLLIKTDYPVEQIAELCGYKWGPYFSRSFKQRYNISPLKYRKNHIGKE encoded by the coding sequence GTGAATGATCAATTAGTAATATCTATTGCTATTCCACCATTTCCTATATTTATTGAAGGGAACTTGACTGAGTATGGAGTAGGTGCTTGGCATCCTGACAGAAGAAACCTGGAATATTTTGATTTGATCTTTGTTAAAGAAGGAGCTTTATATTTAGGAGAAGAAGGTGTGGATTATACCATTCGAAAAAATGAAATGTTGGTTTTATTACCGAACAAGCACCACTATCCATTAAAAGCAACAGATGAAATAACTAAATTTTATTGGATTCACTTTTATACCACTGGCCATTACGTACAAAGTCATCAAGCCAAACAACTGGAGTCAAATATCCCAATTCCTTCGCTTCATTTTCATAATAAATTCCATACCATTCATCTATCTAAAAAATCTCAGCTTATTGATACGGATGAAATCTATCAGAAAATACAAGAGTTACTAGCTGGAACGACAAAAAAGGATACAAATATATCTTTTTGGGATTTACAGCAACGTTTTTTTTCTCTCATAAATCTCTTAGATGGACAACAACACGCAAAAGATTCGAGCGTATTAATTGCCGAGAAAGTCGAACAATTTATTCGTGAACATTTTCAAGAAGATATTACAAATGACACGTTAGTTACTAAATTCAATCTACATGAAAACACACTTGCCAAATATTTGAAGCAGTATTACGGATATACCCCTATGGAATATTTAAAGGAATATAGGTTAGAACATGCCAGGAATCTTCTAATTAAAACGGATTATCCTGTAGAACAAATAGCGGAACTATGCGGGTATAAATGGGGACCTTATTTTTCAAGATCATTTAAACAAAGATATAATATTTCGCCACTTAAATATCGAAAAAATCATATAGGGAAAGAGTAA